The following are encoded together in the Aerococcus mictus genome:
- the rpsF gene encoding 30S ribosomal protein S6, translating to MSENVTKYEVLYIIRPNIDSEAKEALVKRFDDILTSNGTTITKSEDWQKLRFAYEINDFREGVYHLIECEAEDAAGIDEFNRLAKINDDILRHMITKVEA from the coding sequence ATGAGTGAAAATGTAACAAAATATGAAGTGTTATACATTATCCGTCCAAACATTGACAGCGAAGCTAAAGAGGCTTTAGTGAAACGTTTTGACGATATCCTAACTTCAAACGGCACAACAATCACTAAATCAGAAGATTGGCAAAAATTGCGTTTCGCATATGAAATCAATGATTTCCGTGAAGGTGTTTACCACTTGATCGAATGCGAAGCTGAAGACGCAGCCGGAATTGATGAATTCAACCGTCTTGCCAAGATTAATGACGACATTTTACGTCATATGATTACAAAAGTTGAAGCTTAG
- a CDS encoding helix-turn-helix domain-containing protein — MNKVLGYRKMLGITQQEMAQKLNIGIVAYRNKERGLNQFKEKEMIDILKIYTNKIPNLTLNDIFLDRNSHE, encoded by the coding sequence ATGAACAAAGTTCTAGGGTATAGAAAAATGCTAGGCATAACTCAACAAGAAATGGCTCAAAAATTAAATATAGGCATTGTTGCATATAGAAATAAAGAAAGAGGTTTAAATCAATTTAAAGAAAAAGAAATGATCGATATTTTAAAGATTTATACGAATAAAATTCCTAATTTAACATTAAATGATATTTTTTTAGACAGAAACAGTCATGAATAG
- the ssb gene encoding single-stranded DNA-binding protein — MINNVVLVGRLTREVDLRYTQSGTAVANFTVACDRNYRNAQGETQTDFINCVMWRKAAENFAKFTRKGSLVGIEGNIQTRNYENQQGQRVYVTEVLANNFSLLEPKSVTEQRPQASDNGNNFANPGNNFANDSFGSNQSFGGYNNQQDSPSMNDNSFGGSNDPFAGGNNNPFPSNDNDGSINIADDDLPF; from the coding sequence ATGATTAATAATGTCGTCTTAGTCGGCCGATTAACTCGGGAAGTTGATCTACGTTATACCCAAAGTGGAACTGCAGTAGCCAACTTTACTGTAGCTTGTGACCGTAACTACCGCAATGCCCAAGGTGAAACCCAAACAGATTTCATCAATTGTGTGATGTGGCGTAAAGCTGCTGAAAACTTTGCTAAATTTACACGGAAAGGTTCTTTGGTAGGGATTGAAGGCAATATTCAAACCCGTAACTACGAAAACCAACAAGGCCAACGTGTTTATGTGACTGAAGTCTTAGCAAATAACTTTAGCTTACTGGAACCTAAGAGTGTCACTGAACAACGCCCACAAGCCAGTGACAATGGCAATAACTTTGCCAACCCAGGCAATAATTTTGCTAATGACTCTTTTGGCTCTAATCAAAGCTTTGGCGGCTATAATAATCAACAAGATTCCCCTTCAATGAATGATAACAGCTTTGGTGGATCCAATGACCCATTTGCTGGTGGAAACAATAATCCTTTCCCATCAAATGATAATGACGGATCGATCAATATCGCTGATGATGATCTTCCATTCTAG
- a CDS encoding ABC transporter permease translates to MSKLWVVIRQVYRKNVKSGSFIFMVLSPLIFIGIIAAVAYFVSQSETSSPDQIAVVDADPGMVQVLKTMDNHNVAFNFDQNQDQARQALADGEVDGMLKLNQEDGQLKATYYGKSNLGQNAKVNLQQTLSQYQMMVNAQAAGIAPDQLQSLMTAQVPIEEVSINVKEDGSVAEENKDAMNEMGRTGVASMAAFIIFYFLMFFINIIIQEVAAEKGSRIMEIILSSIPAKTHFYGKLLGVVLMILTQVGIYVLLFILWRILSTQFGILSLPEEITQAFDIKAFLSNNLTMLLISGLLALMGIVTYIALAAFLGSLVTKTEDAQKVSQPVIWLGLIGFYIGIFGQQAGTDTAFYRISSQIPFFTPFVMPFRLADHSVEWPGVIMAIVVSLITMVLIFIFATTLYKSNVLAYSDKGPWDTFKQSISLWKSERQVNTK, encoded by the coding sequence ATGAGTAAATTATGGGTCGTTATTCGCCAAGTCTATCGTAAGAATGTCAAATCAGGATCCTTTATCTTTATGGTCCTCTCTCCCCTTATCTTTATCGGGATTATTGCTGCGGTGGCCTACTTTGTTTCCCAGAGTGAAACGAGTTCGCCGGACCAAATTGCAGTTGTTGATGCAGACCCTGGGATGGTCCAAGTCCTCAAGACCATGGATAATCATAACGTGGCCTTCAACTTTGACCAAAATCAAGACCAAGCCCGTCAAGCCCTAGCTGACGGCGAAGTCGATGGGATGCTGAAGTTGAACCAGGAAGATGGTCAGCTCAAAGCGACTTATTACGGGAAGAGCAATCTAGGCCAAAATGCCAAGGTGAACCTGCAACAAACCTTGAGCCAGTACCAAATGATGGTCAATGCCCAGGCTGCTGGGATTGCCCCTGACCAACTCCAAAGTCTGATGACTGCCCAAGTACCGATTGAAGAAGTCTCCATCAATGTCAAAGAGGACGGCAGCGTTGCTGAAGAAAACAAGGACGCCATGAATGAGATGGGACGGACTGGGGTCGCTTCCATGGCTGCCTTTATCATCTTCTACTTCCTGATGTTCTTTATTAATATCATCATCCAAGAAGTGGCAGCCGAAAAAGGCTCACGGATTATGGAAATTATCCTCTCCAGTATTCCTGCTAAGACTCATTTCTACGGCAAACTCTTGGGAGTGGTACTCATGATCCTGACCCAAGTTGGGATCTATGTCCTCCTCTTTATCCTATGGCGGATCTTATCCACCCAATTCGGCATTCTCAGCCTACCGGAGGAAATTACCCAGGCCTTTGATATCAAAGCCTTCCTCTCCAATAACTTGACCATGTTACTGATCAGCGGGCTCCTCGCTTTGATGGGGATTGTGACCTATATTGCCTTAGCTGCTTTCCTAGGCTCCTTGGTGACCAAGACCGAAGATGCCCAAAAGGTGTCCCAACCCGTGATCTGGTTAGGTCTGATCGGTTTCTATATTGGAATCTTTGGCCAACAGGCTGGAACCGATACCGCCTTCTACCGGATCTCCTCACAGATTCCTTTCTTTACGCCTTTCGTGATGCCTTTCCGTTTAGCGGATCATTCAGTGGAATGGCCGGGAGTCATTATGGCCATTGTGGTTTCTCTAATAACCATGGTACTGATCTTTATCTTTGCCACTACCCTCTACAAGAGCAATGTCTTGGCTTACAGTGATAAGGGACCTTGGGATACCTTCAAGCAATCCATTTCTCTCTGGAAGAGCGAACGCCAAGTCAATACTAAATAA
- a CDS encoding tyrosine-type recombinase/integrase, with the protein MATYKQYSNSKGKFWEVKAYLGLDEETGKQVQISKRGFKTKKQAVDYYKQRQNLFDSDLDLQNNSLNVEQLYHEWLDQYKLDVQKSTLRVTMTNFKLHILPSLGKIKIDKLKTRTIQNLVNEWHKRYKKHKEIFNLLKRLMKYAVTMDYIFTNPCDKVIIPKKKIEYYSPSRDRDFYNKDELEEFLRILEKSNKPMWYCFFRILAFTGLRRGEALALTWNDINFKESTLSVNKSLSRGNDGLYIGRPKNESSIRTIGIDQNTLSVIHQWKKKQAQEFLKLGQNLLSSDQFLFRKADINFPINQSAPRNFLYRFCKSNELPMINIHGFRHTHCSLLFESGVPIKEVMERLGHADIQTTMNIYTHVTPQSREKSANKFAKYVNF; encoded by the coding sequence ATGGCTACTTATAAGCAATATAGCAATTCCAAAGGTAAATTTTGGGAGGTTAAAGCTTATTTAGGCCTTGATGAGGAAACAGGTAAGCAAGTACAAATTTCTAAAAGAGGCTTCAAAACAAAAAAGCAAGCCGTTGATTACTACAAACAGCGACAAAACTTGTTTGATAGCGATCTGGACTTGCAAAATAATTCTTTAAATGTAGAACAATTATATCATGAATGGCTAGATCAATATAAGCTTGACGTGCAGAAGAGTACCTTAAGAGTAACAATGACTAATTTTAAATTGCATATCTTACCATCACTTGGAAAAATAAAAATTGACAAGCTTAAAACGCGAACTATTCAAAATCTCGTCAATGAATGGCACAAGAGATATAAAAAACACAAGGAGATTTTTAACTTACTCAAGCGATTAATGAAATACGCTGTAACCATGGATTATATTTTTACTAATCCTTGCGATAAAGTCATCATTCCTAAGAAAAAAATAGAGTATTATTCGCCTAGTCGTGATCGGGATTTCTACAATAAAGACGAACTAGAGGAATTCCTAAGAATCCTTGAAAAATCAAATAAGCCTATGTGGTATTGCTTTTTTAGAATATTAGCTTTTACAGGGCTAAGACGTGGTGAAGCCTTAGCGCTGACTTGGAATGATATTAACTTTAAAGAATCAACTTTATCAGTCAACAAGTCGCTAAGCCGTGGTAATGACGGTCTATACATAGGCAGACCTAAAAACGAAAGTAGTATAAGGACAATAGGCATTGATCAAAACACGCTATCCGTTATTCACCAATGGAAAAAGAAACAAGCTCAAGAGTTTTTAAAGTTAGGGCAAAATCTACTAAGTTCCGATCAGTTCCTATTCAGAAAAGCAGATATAAATTTTCCAATTAATCAATCTGCTCCTAGAAATTTTCTTTACCGCTTTTGTAAAAGTAATGAATTACCTATGATTAATATACATGGCTTTAGGCATACGCATTGTTCTTTGCTCTTTGAGTCTGGTGTTCCAATAAAAGAGGTTATGGAAAGACTAGGCCATGCCGATATCCAAACCACCATGAATATATACACGCACGTTACACCACAAAGTAGAGAAAAATCAGCTAATAAATTCGCTAAATACGTCAATTTTTAG
- a CDS encoding YfcC family protein: MTKSRLRRFKMPNSLVVLFILLVVIAGLTYIIPAGEFATMTLPSGQEVANPEQFNYVPSNPTSFTDFWNAIPKGFTKSASVIAFTLIIAGTVEVLKKTGLIDGIVTNLSARFSDNGVLVIPILMFFFALIAAFIGTAELSLVYLPIIMPLILSLGFDKLTAAGVVLISTTCVGFSSGFTNPFTVGISHQIAGLPMFSGMGYRVLVFIVFYMISSLYLMRYAKKIQRDPEIVLKEAYQEGLLESEEQKIGQNSQAVRLTGRQKLIGIVLILLFAYMIYNVLVKGWGMIEMAGLFVMIAVISALIDRMPTNDLIQAFMEGCSSVLSGAILIAVANGVSVLMNEAKILDTVVHQFGNLLQGLPVYLSALAIFLFITLFNFFVTSGSGKAIVAMPIISPLARMVGLNQQVAVLAYTLGDGLTNVFYPTSGYFMATIANAKIEWGDWAKFFLPLLGILFLASMALISIAQMIGYGPF; encoded by the coding sequence ATGACTAAATCACGTTTACGCCGCTTTAAAATGCCCAATTCCCTAGTGGTCTTATTTATCTTATTAGTTGTTATTGCCGGACTGACCTATATCATTCCCGCCGGAGAGTTTGCTACCATGACCCTACCATCCGGGCAAGAAGTGGCTAATCCCGAGCAATTTAACTATGTTCCTAGCAATCCCACCAGCTTTACTGACTTTTGGAATGCCATTCCTAAGGGCTTCACCAAGAGTGCCAGCGTGATTGCCTTTACCTTAATTATTGCTGGTACCGTGGAAGTCTTAAAGAAAACCGGGCTCATTGATGGTATTGTCACTAATCTCTCAGCCCGCTTCTCCGATAACGGGGTCCTAGTGATTCCGATTTTGATGTTTTTCTTTGCCTTGATTGCGGCTTTTATAGGGACAGCGGAGTTAAGTTTAGTTTACCTACCCATTATTATGCCCCTGATTTTAAGCCTAGGCTTTGATAAATTAACGGCAGCGGGCGTAGTCCTCATTTCCACTACCTGCGTGGGCTTCTCCTCCGGTTTTACCAATCCCTTTACCGTAGGGATTTCTCATCAGATTGCCGGTCTTCCCATGTTCTCTGGGATGGGTTACCGGGTCTTGGTCTTTATTGTTTTCTATATGATTTCTAGTCTCTATCTCATGAGATATGCCAAGAAAATCCAACGCGACCCTGAAATCGTCCTCAAAGAAGCCTACCAAGAGGGCCTCTTGGAGTCTGAGGAGCAAAAGATTGGTCAAAACAGCCAAGCCGTCCGCCTCACTGGCCGACAAAAACTTATCGGTATCGTTTTGATCCTGCTCTTTGCCTATATGATTTACAATGTCCTGGTGAAGGGTTGGGGCATGATTGAGATGGCTGGACTCTTTGTCATGATTGCCGTTATCAGCGCCCTGATTGACCGGATGCCAACCAATGACTTGATCCAAGCCTTTATGGAAGGCTGTTCCAGTGTCCTATCGGGTGCTATCTTAATTGCGGTAGCCAATGGCGTCTCGGTCTTGATGAACGAGGCGAAAATCTTGGATACCGTAGTCCACCAATTTGGTAATTTACTCCAAGGTCTTCCGGTTTATCTGTCTGCCTTAGCTATTTTTCTCTTTATTACTTTATTCAATTTCTTCGTCACCTCGGGGTCGGGTAAGGCTATTGTTGCTATGCCGATCATCTCACCCTTAGCGCGGATGGTGGGACTCAACCAACAAGTGGCCGTCTTAGCCTACACCTTAGGGGATGGCTTAACCAATGTTTTCTATCCGACTTCGGGTTACTTTATGGCGACTATTGCTAATGCCAAGATTGAGTGGGGCGACTGGGCCAAGTTCTTCCTGCCGCTCTTAGGGATTCTTTTCCTTGCCAGCATGGCCTTAATTAGCATTGCCCAAATGATTGGCTACGGGCCTTTCTAG
- a CDS encoding GNAT family N-acetyltransferase: MMQIRPVRKEDSQALADIYRYYVEETTFTFEEVPPTSEEMAERIHSIAQDFPYYVACNDQGQVLAYAYAHPFHERSAYRYSAEISIYSQVNKSEKGLGTALYQTVERDLKAQGIKTILALVTADNQVSINFHQKNGYQLVGHLHQVGYKFDQWLDTVYLEKHI, translated from the coding sequence ATGATGCAAATCAGACCGGTGAGAAAAGAGGATAGTCAGGCTTTAGCGGATATTTATCGTTATTATGTGGAGGAGACTACTTTTACCTTTGAAGAAGTGCCGCCAACTAGTGAGGAAATGGCTGAGCGGATTCATTCAATTGCCCAAGATTTTCCCTACTATGTTGCTTGTAATGACCAAGGACAGGTCTTGGCCTACGCCTATGCCCACCCCTTCCATGAGCGTTCTGCCTACCGCTATAGCGCTGAGATCTCCATCTACAGCCAAGTCAATAAAAGCGAGAAAGGACTAGGTACCGCCCTCTATCAGACGGTGGAGCGGGATTTGAAGGCCCAAGGGATAAAAACCATCTTGGCTCTAGTAACTGCGGATAACCAGGTCAGTATCAACTTCCACCAAAAAAATGGTTACCAATTAGTGGGTCACTTGCACCAGGTGGGCTATAAATTTGACCAGTGGCTAGATACTGTCTATTTGGAAAAACATATTTAA
- the rpsR gene encoding 30S ribosomal protein S18, translated as MAQNRRRGGRRRRKVCFFCANHMDFIDYKDTDLLSRYVSDKGKILPRRVTGTCAKHQRTLTSAIKRARIMALLPFTVAE; from the coding sequence ATGGCACAAAATCGTCGCCGTGGTGGACGCAGACGTAGAAAAGTATGTTTCTTCTGCGCTAACCATATGGACTTTATTGATTATAAAGATACCGATTTGCTAAGTCGTTACGTTTCTGACAAGGGTAAGATCTTACCACGTCGCGTAACTGGTACCTGTGCTAAACACCAACGTACCTTAACTTCAGCAATCAAACGTGCACGGATTATGGCCCTATTGCCATTTACCGTTGCTGAATAA
- a CDS encoding ABC transporter ATP-binding protein, with the protein MLKARHLRKTFGDLVAVDDVSFDLEQGKILGMIGRNGSGKTTIFRLILNFLTPENGGEVLWNDQPMSDQVYETIGYLPEERGLYEKMTIEQQILYFAQLRGMEKQEVLDRIDEWMDRFEVKGKRTDKINSLSKGNQQKVQLIATLIHEPAFIILDEPFSGLDPVNADLLKAGILYLRDKGSSIIFSSHNMNNVEAICDDMLMIHDGEQVLYGKIREIRESFGRTRIEVEAPDWTKDQLQALEGVDHVGIKEDNYYRLYLTDESYGPAIFQTLTHGNYIRHFSQQPPTLEEIFKMKAGGHNE; encoded by the coding sequence ATGTTAAAAGCACGTCATTTACGTAAGACTTTTGGCGATTTAGTGGCGGTGGATGATGTTTCTTTCGATCTTGAACAAGGCAAAATCTTGGGCATGATCGGTCGAAACGGGTCAGGAAAGACTACTATTTTCCGCTTGATCTTAAACTTTTTAACCCCAGAGAATGGTGGGGAAGTCTTATGGAACGACCAACCTATGAGTGACCAGGTTTATGAGACTATTGGTTACCTCCCCGAAGAACGGGGGCTCTATGAGAAGATGACCATTGAGCAACAAATTCTGTACTTTGCCCAGCTGCGGGGAATGGAGAAACAGGAGGTTCTTGACCGTATTGATGAGTGGATGGATCGTTTTGAGGTTAAAGGTAAGCGGACGGATAAGATCAATAGTCTGTCTAAGGGGAACCAACAAAAGGTTCAATTGATTGCGACCTTGATCCACGAACCCGCCTTTATTATCTTGGACGAACCCTTTTCCGGTTTGGACCCAGTCAACGCGGACCTCTTGAAGGCTGGGATCTTGTACCTGCGTGATAAGGGCTCATCGATTATTTTCTCCAGTCACAATATGAATAATGTCGAGGCCATTTGTGACGATATGCTGATGATCCATGACGGCGAGCAAGTCCTCTACGGAAAGATCCGCGAAATTCGGGAAAGCTTCGGCCGGACCCGGATTGAAGTGGAAGCGCCGGATTGGACCAAGGACCAGTTACAAGCTCTGGAAGGGGTCGACCATGTGGGGATCAAGGAAGATAACTACTACCGCCTCTACCTGACTGATGAGTCTTATGGACCAGCTATCTTCCAAACGCTGACCCATGGCAACTATATCCGCCACTTCAGCCAACAACCACCAACACTGGAAGAAATCTTCAAAATGAAAGCAGGTGGACACAATGAGTAA
- a CDS encoding helix-turn-helix domain-containing protein, producing MKIKSVDLGLRIESIRRNLGLNKTEFGKLFKATGSLVNKWETGQVIPNEERIKDIADLGNISVNELLYGNIDSFIFETLTDEIERDSRLRELAIDFMNHAMTRVFITGEEKKYIPAKFNDVDKKNFFQTDDLVFMLSGEIGDIVDWIKEFYKEDPVPYDAEKIIRYGCMYFEQKISRRQTLDLVEKYVHIKSFLKQNSYSNIFEDKSLENILNYYIEQEDGLEDDYKTDLETIKRVAIEEYYESQLSSLTDTYLKKSGEIISEYIKQKDEL from the coding sequence ATGAAGATAAAGAGCGTAGATTTGGGGTTACGCATTGAGTCTATAAGAAGAAATTTAGGGCTCAATAAAACAGAATTTGGCAAATTATTTAAAGCTACAGGTAGCCTTGTTAATAAATGGGAAACTGGTCAAGTAATACCCAATGAAGAACGTATTAAAGACATTGCAGACCTAGGAAATATTTCTGTTAATGAATTACTATATGGTAATATTGATTCTTTTATTTTTGAAACCTTAACAGACGAAATTGAAAGGGATAGTCGTCTAAGAGAATTAGCTATAGACTTTATGAATCACGCTATGACACGCGTTTTTATAACAGGAGAAGAAAAAAAATATATTCCTGCAAAGTTTAATGACGTTGATAAGAAAAATTTTTTTCAAACGGATGACCTTGTTTTTATGCTAAGCGGCGAAATAGGAGATATAGTAGATTGGATAAAAGAATTTTATAAAGAAGATCCTGTTCCTTATGACGCAGAAAAAATTATTCGCTATGGGTGTATGTATTTTGAACAAAAGATTTCCCGCCGACAAACTCTTGACTTAGTAGAAAAATATGTTCATATAAAATCTTTTTTAAAACAAAATTCCTATTCCAACATTTTTGAGGACAAAAGCCTAGAAAATATCCTTAATTACTATATTGAGCAGGAAGACGGACTTGAAGATGATTATAAAACGGACTTAGAAACCATTAAAAGGGTCGCCATAGAAGAGTACTATGAATCTCAACTATCCTCACTAACCGATACCTATTTAAAGAAATCGGGAGAAATTATTTCTGAGTACATTAAACAAAAAGATGAATTATAG
- a CDS encoding amidohydrolase — protein sequence MSEMTLAQELSAMRRYYHRFPEPAWMEYQTTISIISRLKALGYEVKYGKSIHNPDCMMGQPKKDLAQAYAATIKEDVDFDIQEILAGYTGAVCELDTGRPGPSIAMRFDIDGLAIKESKSKKHLPNRYGFASKHKGYMHACGHDGHITVGLYLAQWLKDHQDQLTGKYLLIFQPAEEGVKGGKSMVNTGLVDGYDYFLSGHIGMGAPADSVTIGTDGFLATTKTDIQFSGLSAHAGASPEKGHNAILAAASALLNLETLPQYSTGAARVNVGKIQGGAGRNIIANSCRLEMETRGSSSAINDHLNKRVKEVVAGAAMQYQCKYQLQQVGEAPALNHRDEAFYQELHQLLDQANISNAIGFHFGASEDVVFFMNRVAELGGKACFFLFGSELAKENGHHNSQFDFEESVLVTMVETYTHLLMHFGQQEKEEFHD from the coding sequence ATGTCAGAAATGACATTGGCCCAAGAGCTATCGGCCATGCGCCGGTATTACCACCGTTTCCCTGAGCCGGCTTGGATGGAATACCAAACCACCATCAGTATTATCAGCCGCTTGAAGGCGCTTGGCTATGAGGTCAAGTACGGTAAGTCCATCCACAATCCAGACTGTATGATGGGGCAACCCAAAAAAGACCTGGCTCAGGCCTACGCTGCTACGATTAAGGAAGACGTTGATTTTGACATTCAAGAGATCCTAGCAGGTTATACCGGGGCCGTCTGTGAATTGGATACAGGACGTCCCGGCCCAAGTATTGCCATGCGCTTTGATATTGACGGTTTAGCCATTAAGGAGAGTAAGAGTAAGAAACACCTGCCCAACCGCTATGGTTTTGCCTCTAAACACAAGGGGTATATGCATGCTTGCGGCCATGATGGTCATATTACCGTCGGACTTTACCTGGCCCAATGGTTAAAGGACCACCAAGACCAGTTGACCGGAAAGTACTTGTTGATCTTCCAACCGGCTGAAGAAGGGGTTAAGGGCGGCAAGTCTATGGTCAATACCGGCCTGGTAGATGGTTATGATTACTTCCTTTCCGGGCATATCGGCATGGGAGCTCCTGCTGATAGCGTGACTATTGGTACGGATGGTTTTCTCGCTACTACGAAAACAGACATCCAGTTTTCTGGTTTATCTGCCCATGCGGGTGCCAGCCCAGAAAAGGGCCATAATGCCATTTTGGCTGCTGCTTCCGCCTTATTAAACCTGGAAACCCTGCCCCAATATTCTACCGGGGCCGCCAGAGTCAATGTCGGCAAGATCCAAGGTGGGGCAGGGCGAAATATTATTGCCAATTCCTGCCGCTTAGAAATGGAAACCCGAGGCTCCTCATCAGCCATCAATGACCATTTAAACAAGCGGGTAAAAGAGGTCGTTGCAGGGGCAGCCATGCAATACCAATGCAAGTACCAACTCCAACAAGTCGGAGAAGCACCTGCTTTAAACCACCGGGATGAGGCCTTCTACCAAGAACTCCATCAGCTCCTAGACCAAGCAAATATTTCTAATGCTATTGGCTTTCATTTTGGGGCCTCAGAAGATGTGGTCTTCTTTATGAACCGGGTGGCTGAACTGGGAGGCAAGGCTTGCTTTTTCCTCTTTGGTAGCGAGTTAGCCAAGGAAAACGGCCACCACAATTCTCAATTTGACTTTGAAGAATCCGTCTTAGTAACCATGGTGGAGACCTATACCCACTTATTAATGCATTTTGGACAGCAAGAGAAGGAGGAATTCCATGACTAA
- a CDS encoding asparaginase, whose product MSNKRIVLINLGGTITSVHTQAGGLQSGSLTGAELLKDMDLSNLTVDLKIKEVKSIPSNEMSLADMADIAQAIEAEIDQGAQGIVLTHGTDTMEETSYFVDLLLDTPVPVVFTGSQLSSQDLGYDGFSNIRDAVLTAASDDSAGKGTLLVFNQCIFTVNDVVKNNSIGLHAFESVNAGPLGVTYGARVHYFRDYHPVNKFPVHLEQSFSPNVYLVKASLDFNPKMVTALVEAGAEGFVLEGFGVGSLPPALQDILAQVIQAGIPVVLVAKANRGGVHKVYASKGAAIQLEQVGVILDQGYLNGQHARLKLIAMLNSPLKDDIAGNWNKY is encoded by the coding sequence ATGTCAAATAAACGTATTGTGTTAATTAATTTAGGCGGGACCATCACCAGTGTCCATACCCAAGCTGGGGGATTACAGTCAGGCTCCTTAACCGGGGCCGAACTGTTGAAGGATATGGACCTGTCAAACTTAACCGTTGACCTCAAGATTAAAGAAGTCAAAAGTATTCCTTCTAACGAAATGAGCTTAGCCGATATGGCCGATATTGCCCAAGCCATTGAAGCGGAAATCGACCAGGGTGCCCAAGGGATTGTTCTCACCCACGGGACCGATACCATGGAGGAGACCTCTTATTTTGTCGACTTGCTCCTAGATACCCCCGTTCCCGTCGTCTTTACCGGCAGCCAGTTATCCAGCCAAGACTTGGGTTATGATGGCTTTTCCAATATCCGGGATGCCGTCTTGACCGCTGCCAGTGATGATAGCGCCGGCAAGGGGACCCTCCTGGTCTTTAACCAATGTATCTTTACCGTGAATGATGTCGTGAAAAACAATAGTATCGGTCTCCATGCCTTTGAATCAGTTAATGCTGGACCTCTAGGCGTGACCTATGGGGCCCGGGTCCACTATTTCCGCGACTATCACCCGGTCAATAAATTCCCGGTTCACTTAGAGCAAAGCTTCAGCCCCAATGTCTACCTGGTCAAGGCCAGCTTGGACTTCAATCCTAAGATGGTTACTGCCTTGGTTGAAGCGGGGGCCGAGGGCTTTGTTTTAGAAGGCTTTGGGGTAGGGTCCTTGCCACCAGCCCTCCAAGATATCCTCGCCCAAGTTATCCAAGCAGGGATTCCGGTCGTCTTAGTCGCTAAAGCCAACCGCGGCGGTGTCCATAAGGTCTATGCCAGCAAAGGCGCCGCCATTCAATTAGAACAAGTCGGCGTCATCTTAGACCAAGGCTACCTCAACGGTCAACACGCCCGCCTAAAACTCATTGCCATGCTCAATAGTCCCTTAAAGGACGATATTGCCGGCAACTGGAACAAGTACTAA
- a CDS encoding eukaryotic translation initiation factor eIF-2-beta/eIF-5 family protein — protein sequence MFSKQVTQTDQFLDLPLSAQSLYFHLNMQGDDDGFLNNYKMTMRMIGASKEDLQALIDSAFIINFASGVICIRHWKLNNTLQNDRYSETLFQGEFAQVEERNKVYFLKSNDDDSQWNQIGSKMDPQHNITEHNIAKPNLTESSIAKNNVTEKNQHNQTKINQGKQSDQVGQDIEDKANDSSSHYGEICKALKRDYLDYINQSLGTQFSNDEENSKVLNGLYNDYGQSREQLMKVIKQKVNEWQGISSVPKTLQAIFS from the coding sequence ATGTTTTCAAAGCAAGTTACTCAAACAGATCAATTCTTGGACTTGCCATTAAGCGCCCAAAGCCTCTATTTTCACTTAAACATGCAAGGCGATGACGATGGTTTTTTAAATAACTATAAAATGACTATGCGAATGATAGGAGCTAGCAAAGAGGATTTACAAGCCTTAATCGATTCAGCGTTTATTATTAACTTTGCTAGTGGAGTAATTTGTATTAGGCATTGGAAATTAAATAATACGCTTCAAAACGATAGATATAGTGAAACACTATTTCAAGGTGAGTTCGCACAAGTTGAAGAAAGAAATAAGGTTTATTTTTTAAAGAGTAATGATGATGATAGCCAATGGAACCAAATTGGATCCAAGATGGATCCTCAACATAACATAACAGAACATAACATAGCTAAGCCTAACTTAACAGAGTCTAGCATAGCTAAGAACAACGTAACCGAAAAGAACCAACATAACCAAACTAAGATTAACCAAGGGAAACAAAGCGACCAAGTTGGTCAAGACATAGAGGACAAGGCTAATGATTCTTCTTCTCATTATGGCGAGATTTGCAAGGCTTTAAAAAGGGATTACCTTGACTATATTAATCAATCCTTAGGTACTCAATTTAGCAATGATGAAGAGAATAGTAAGGTCTTGAACGGGTTATATAATGACTATGGCCAATCAAGGGAACAGTTAATGAAAGTCATTAAGCAAAAGGTGAATGAGTGGCAAGGAATTAGTTCTGTTCCTAAAACACTTCAAGCTATCTTTTCATGA